The following proteins come from a genomic window of Misgurnus anguillicaudatus chromosome 10, ASM2758022v2, whole genome shotgun sequence:
- the tpbg gene encoding trophoblast glycoprotein isoform X2, giving the protein MHEVGFLRLFEHERKQMNICNLTLCVLLSFMFSSSSSCPVECVCETVTVNCVNQGLSVIPQPLPENTITLNISGNNLTNLNQESFPRHLGNLTNLYVSGSQVKRLDYMAFGNLPSLRFLDLSNNSISHVNADAFSPNNMVSHLDLSNNELVILPDGIFTGLSDLTDLDLRNNSLILIFEGTFRNGALRELDLRDNAFKDLPNICHSNFSSSPDLRVRLAGNPWHCDCNIEDMLSWLKTHDCVVDKSDMTCSDPAGLRNLALLHLDHSQLPCTYTGDLKGVLETSYVFLGIVLALIGVIFLLVLYLNRKGIKRWIYNIRDACRDHMEGYHYRYGINSDPRLANLSLNSDV; this is encoded by the exons ATGCACGAGGTCGGATTCTTGCGCTTGTTTGAACACGAAAGGAAACAAATGAACATCTGTAACCTGACTCTGTGTGTTTTACTCTCCTTCATGTTCTCAAGCTCATCTTCCTGTCCTGTCGAGTGTGTGTGCGAAACCGTAACGGTGAACTGTGTAAACCAAGGTTTGAGTGTCATCCCACAACCCCTTCCAGAAAACACCATTACGCTTAACATCAGTGGAAACAATCTAACTAATCTAAACCAGGAATCTTTCCCAAGGCATCTGGGAAATCTAACAAACCTTTATGTATCTGGAAGCCAGGTGAAGCGATTGGACTACATGGCATTCGGTAACTTGCCAAGTCTTCGTTTCCTTGACCTCAGCAACAATTCAATTTCACATGTTAATGCTGATGCTTTTTCTCCAAACAACATG GTTTCGCATCTTGATCTGTCCAACAACGAGCTGGTCATTCTTCCAGATGGGATATTCACGGGTTTGTCGGACCTCACCGATTTGGATTTAAGGAACAACTCcctaattttaatttttgagggCACGTTTCGGAACGGGGCACTGAGAGAACTGGACTTACGAGACAATGCATTTAAAGACCTGCCAAACATTTGTCATTCGAACTTCAGTTCCAGTCCTGATTTGAGGGTCAGACTTGCGGGAAACCCATGGCATTGCGATTGCAATATTGAGGACATGCTGAGTTGGTTAAAGACACACGATTGTGTCGTTGACAAATCAGACATGACCTGTTCTGATCCAGCAGGGTTGAGAAATCTCGCACTCCTACACCTGGATCATTCCCAACTTCCATGCACCTACACTGGAGATTTGAAGGGTGTTCTGGAGACCTCCTATGTTTTTCTGGGGATTGTTCTGGCCCTCATCGGAGTCATCTTTCTGCTTGTCCTTTACCTTAACAGGAAAGGCATCAAGAGGTGGATCTACAATATCCGTGATGCCTGCAGAGATCATATGGAGGGCTACCATTACAGATATGGGATCAACTCAGACCCACGGCTAGCCAACCTCAGCCTTAACTCGGATGTGTGA
- the tpbg gene encoding trophoblast glycoprotein isoform X1 — protein MHEVGFLRLFEHERKQMNICNLTLCVLLSFMFSSSSSCPVECVCETVTVNCVNQGLSVIPQPLPENTITLNISGNNLTNLNQESFPRHLGNLTNLYVSGSQVKRLDYMAFGNLPSLRFLDLSNNSISHVNADAFSPNNMVEVLNLSRSLNNSYIDMFANLFNHSLPKVSHLDLSNNELVILPDGIFTGLSDLTDLDLRNNSLILIFEGTFRNGALRELDLRDNAFKDLPNICHSNFSSSPDLRVRLAGNPWHCDCNIEDMLSWLKTHDCVVDKSDMTCSDPAGLRNLALLHLDHSQLPCTYTGDLKGVLETSYVFLGIVLALIGVIFLLVLYLNRKGIKRWIYNIRDACRDHMEGYHYRYGINSDPRLANLSLNSDV, from the coding sequence ATGCACGAGGTCGGATTCTTGCGCTTGTTTGAACACGAAAGGAAACAAATGAACATCTGTAACCTGACTCTGTGTGTTTTACTCTCCTTCATGTTCTCAAGCTCATCTTCCTGTCCTGTCGAGTGTGTGTGCGAAACCGTAACGGTGAACTGTGTAAACCAAGGTTTGAGTGTCATCCCACAACCCCTTCCAGAAAACACCATTACGCTTAACATCAGTGGAAACAATCTAACTAATCTAAACCAGGAATCTTTCCCAAGGCATCTGGGAAATCTAACAAACCTTTATGTATCTGGAAGCCAGGTGAAGCGATTGGACTACATGGCATTCGGTAACTTGCCAAGTCTTCGTTTCCTTGACCTCAGCAACAATTCAATTTCACATGTTAATGCTGATGCTTTTTCTCCAAACAACATGGTTGAGGTTCTAAACCTCAGCAGATCCTTAAACAACTCGTATATTGACATGTTTGCAAATCTTTTCAATCACAGCTTACCTAAGGTTTCGCATCTTGATCTGTCCAACAACGAGCTGGTCATTCTTCCAGATGGGATATTCACGGGTTTGTCGGACCTCACCGATTTGGATTTAAGGAACAACTCcctaattttaatttttgagggCACGTTTCGGAACGGGGCACTGAGAGAACTGGACTTACGAGACAATGCATTTAAAGACCTGCCAAACATTTGTCATTCGAACTTCAGTTCCAGTCCTGATTTGAGGGTCAGACTTGCGGGAAACCCATGGCATTGCGATTGCAATATTGAGGACATGCTGAGTTGGTTAAAGACACACGATTGTGTCGTTGACAAATCAGACATGACCTGTTCTGATCCAGCAGGGTTGAGAAATCTCGCACTCCTACACCTGGATCATTCCCAACTTCCATGCACCTACACTGGAGATTTGAAGGGTGTTCTGGAGACCTCCTATGTTTTTCTGGGGATTGTTCTGGCCCTCATCGGAGTCATCTTTCTGCTTGTCCTTTACCTTAACAGGAAAGGCATCAAGAGGTGGATCTACAATATCCGTGATGCCTGCAGAGATCATATGGAGGGCTACCATTACAGATATGGGATCAACTCAGACCCACGGCTAGCCAACCTCAGCCTTAACTCGGATGTGTGA